From the Comamonas odontotermitis genome, one window contains:
- the lpxA gene encoding acyl-ACP--UDP-N-acetylglucosamine O-acyltransferase, with product MTAVSSIHPTAIVDSAAQLHPTVTVGPYAVIGPQVRIGAHTSIGAHCVIDGITTIGESNQVHSHAALGGAPQDKKYAGEPTRLEIGNRNTIREFCTFNTGTMQDQGVTRIGDDNWIMAYVHIAHDCQVGNNTILANNATLAGHVQVADWAIIGGLTGVHQFSKVGAHVMAGFASHISQDVPPFTMVDGHPLAVRGLNLEGLRRRGFSAERLAVIKQVYRVLYRSGLTLQAAVDALQNLHGSCEPEAQADVQLMLDFLAQSTRGIVR from the coding sequence ATGACGGCTGTCAGTTCCATTCATCCCACCGCGATTGTTGACTCTGCGGCCCAGCTTCACCCTACGGTGACGGTTGGGCCGTATGCTGTTATCGGCCCACAGGTGCGTATCGGCGCCCACACAAGCATTGGCGCCCATTGCGTGATCGATGGCATCACCACTATCGGTGAGTCGAACCAGGTCCATTCGCACGCAGCCCTGGGCGGTGCACCGCAGGACAAGAAATATGCAGGTGAGCCCACCCGCCTGGAAATCGGCAACCGCAATACCATCCGAGAGTTCTGCACCTTCAACACGGGCACCATGCAGGACCAGGGTGTGACCCGCATCGGCGATGACAACTGGATCATGGCCTATGTGCATATTGCCCATGATTGCCAGGTGGGGAACAACACCATCCTCGCCAACAATGCAACGCTGGCAGGCCATGTGCAGGTGGCAGACTGGGCCATCATTGGCGGGCTGACCGGTGTGCACCAGTTCAGCAAGGTCGGCGCTCATGTGATGGCGGGCTTTGCCAGCCATATCAGCCAGGATGTGCCGCCCTTCACCATGGTGGATGGTCATCCGCTGGCTGTACGCGGGCTGAATCTGGAAGGATTGCGCCGCCGTGGTTTCAGTGCCGAGCGCCTGGCCGTCATCAAGCAGGTCTATCGGGTCTTGTACCGCAGCGGCCTGACCTTGCAGGCCGCCGTGGACGCCTTGCAGAATCTGCATGGCAGTTGCGAGCCTGAGGCGCAGGCCGATGTGCAACTGATGCTCGACTTTTTGGCGCAATCGACGCGCGGCATTGTGCGCTAG
- the fabZ gene encoding 3-hydroxyacyl-ACP dehydratase FabZ, translating to MMDIQGILKQLPHRYPFLLVDRVQELERNTRIRAIKNVTFNEPFFTGHFPGRPVMPGVLILEALAQAAGLLAFDAMGQVPDENNIYYFVGIDSARFKRPVVPGDQLVLEITIDRVRGGIWKFKGVASVDGEVAAEAELMCTMRHVE from the coding sequence ATGATGGATATTCAAGGAATTCTCAAGCAACTGCCCCACCGCTACCCATTTTTGCTGGTGGATCGTGTGCAGGAGCTGGAGCGCAACACCCGCATCAGGGCGATCAAGAACGTCACGTTCAACGAGCCGTTTTTCACTGGCCATTTTCCTGGCCGCCCTGTCATGCCCGGCGTGCTGATCCTCGAAGCCCTGGCACAGGCTGCAGGCCTGCTGGCGTTCGACGCCATGGGGCAGGTTCCTGACGAGAACAATATCTACTACTTTGTCGGTATCGACTCGGCGCGTTTCAAGCGGCCGGTTGTGCCTGGAGACCAGCTCGTGCTGGAAATCACGATCGACCGCGTGCGCGGCGGTATCTGGAAGTTCAAAGGCGTCGCCAGCGTGGACGGTGAAGTGGCTGCCGAAGCCGAGCTGATGTGCACCATGCGTCACGTGGAATGA
- the lpxD gene encoding UDP-3-O-(3-hydroxymyristoyl)glucosamine N-acyltransferase, with translation MSLQLGQIVDALGGRLENGDRHLQIDAIASLEDAGPQDISFLSNPKLHLQMQASRAGCVAVGPRMEEEARKRPGAYLVVDDPYLFFARLTQLWRRHHQLRPAPAGVHPSAVVEEGAQVHPTASIGPLCHVASGAVIGEETVLTSRVTVGAGCVLGCRVLVQPGAVIGGDGFGFANDKGRWVKIEQLGGVRIGDDVEIGANTCIDRGALQDTVIANGVKIDNQVQIGHNVEIGENSAMAGCVGIAGSAKIGRQCTIGGAGMILGHLEIADNVHISAATVVSRSIKQPGHYTGFFPIDDNGRWEKNAATLKHLHALRDRIKALEQTQKNG, from the coding sequence GTGAGCTTGCAGCTGGGACAGATTGTTGATGCCCTGGGCGGACGCCTGGAAAATGGTGACCGGCATCTGCAGATTGATGCCATTGCCTCGCTGGAAGATGCGGGCCCGCAGGACATCAGTTTTCTGAGTAACCCCAAGCTGCACCTGCAAATGCAGGCATCGCGTGCAGGCTGCGTGGCAGTCGGCCCACGTATGGAAGAAGAGGCGCGCAAGCGCCCTGGTGCCTATCTGGTGGTGGATGATCCCTACCTGTTCTTTGCCCGGCTGACCCAGTTGTGGCGCAGGCATCACCAGCTCAGGCCCGCGCCCGCTGGCGTGCATCCCTCTGCTGTGGTGGAAGAGGGCGCCCAGGTGCACCCAACGGCGTCCATCGGGCCGCTGTGCCATGTGGCCAGTGGTGCCGTGATCGGTGAAGAGACGGTATTGACCTCGCGTGTGACCGTGGGCGCTGGCTGCGTGCTTGGCTGCCGTGTGCTGGTGCAGCCCGGTGCTGTCATCGGCGGCGATGGCTTTGGCTTTGCCAACGACAAGGGGCGCTGGGTCAAGATCGAGCAGCTGGGTGGCGTGCGGATCGGTGACGATGTGGAAATCGGCGCCAACACCTGCATTGACCGTGGTGCGTTGCAAGACACGGTGATTGCGAACGGTGTGAAGATCGACAACCAGGTGCAGATAGGCCATAACGTCGAGATTGGCGAGAATTCGGCCATGGCGGGCTGCGTCGGCATTGCAGGAAGCGCCAAGATCGGGCGCCAATGCACGATCGGAGGGGCTGGAATGATCCTGGGTCACCTCGAAATCGCAGACAATGTGCATATTTCGGCGGCGACCGTGGTCAGCCGCTCAATCAAGCAGCCAGGGCACTACACCGGTTTCTTCCCTATCGACGACAATGGCCGCTGGGAAAAGAACGCCGCCACCTTAAAACATCTCCATGCATTGAGGGACCGCATCAAGGCCTTGGAGCAAACACAGAAAAACGGCTAA
- a CDS encoding OmpH family outer membrane protein, with protein MKTLSRPFPLVVLAAALSFGAAAQAQEFKAGFVNTDRIFREANAAKAAQTKLEAEFSKREKELLDQGNSLKAAGEKFEREAPTMSESQRVTRQRQLVDQDREFQRKRREFQEDLGARKSEELAAVLERANKVVKQVAEQEKYDVVLQEAVYINPKYDITEKVLKALNGAPAAK; from the coding sequence ATGAAAACCCTTTCTCGTCCCTTTCCGTTGGTTGTGTTGGCAGCTGCCCTGTCGTTTGGCGCTGCAGCACAGGCCCAAGAGTTCAAAGCTGGTTTTGTGAACACGGACCGCATCTTCCGCGAAGCCAATGCCGCCAAGGCAGCGCAGACCAAGCTGGAAGCCGAGTTCTCCAAGCGCGAAAAAGAATTGCTCGATCAAGGCAATTCCCTCAAGGCTGCCGGTGAGAAGTTCGAACGCGAAGCGCCCACCATGTCCGAGAGCCAGCGCGTGACGCGCCAGCGCCAGCTGGTGGATCAGGACCGTGAATTCCAGCGCAAGCGTCGTGAGTTCCAGGAAGACCTGGGCGCCCGCAAGAGCGAAGAGTTGGCTGCCGTGCTGGAGCGCGCCAACAAGGTCGTCAAGCAGGTTGCCGAGCAGGAAAAGTATGATGTGGTGCTGCAAGAGGCGGTCTACATCAATCCCAAGTACGACATCACCGAAAAGGTTCTCAAGGCCTTGAACGGCGCTCCTGCTGCCAAGTAA
- the bamA gene encoding outer membrane protein assembly factor BamA, translated as MLIAKLSWALDPFTIQDIRVEGLQRVEPGTIFASMPLHVGDDYNDEKGSAAIRSLFALGLFKDVRLEANGSVLVVVVEERPTIANVDFLGTKEFDKDAMKKAMRDVGLTEGRPYDKALTDRAEQELKRQYINKSMYAADVVTTVTPIERNRVNLTFTVTEGEAAKIKEIHISGNRDFKESTLTDLFDQDTGGWLSWYTKSDRYSSSKFNADLETLKSFYLSRGYLEFRIDSTEVSISPDKERISINLQVHEGPKFVVSGVKLEGNYLDRDDEFKSLVSIKPGEPYNADRVTETTKRFTDHFGSFGYAFARVEAVPEIDRENNRVELVLKAEPSRRAYVRRVNIAGNNRTRDEVVRREIRQYEASWYDSDKIKLSRDRVDRLGFFNDVSVDTQEVPGAPDQVDVNMTVQEKPTGSLQLGAGYSSAEKVSLTFGIKQENVFGSGNYLGVDVNTSKFHRTLVVSTTDPYFTKDGISRTYDLYYRTDRPYDEQGGNYQIVTTGGSVRFGIPFSESDTVYVGGGLEHTKIKLGTNMPAAYLDYAMRYGNTSLNFPLTVGWSRDSRDSALAPNSGRFQKLNSEWSLFGDARYLKANYQIQQYLPLNKRYTIALNGEVGWGKGMGGKAFPVFKNYFSGGLGSVRGFEQNTLGPRDVTGATLGGPKKVTLNAEFIGPMPGTGNDRTFRWFAFVDAGNVWGDEQDLKLNEMRASAGIGLSWISPLGPLRLAYAQPVRKFTGDKIQKLQFQIGTSF; from the coding sequence ATGCTGATTGCCAAGCTGTCTTGGGCGCTGGACCCGTTCACCATTCAGGATATTCGCGTCGAAGGCCTGCAACGTGTGGAGCCTGGAACCATTTTTGCCTCCATGCCCCTGCATGTGGGAGATGACTACAACGACGAAAAAGGCTCGGCAGCCATTCGTTCGCTGTTTGCGCTCGGCCTTTTCAAGGATGTGCGCCTGGAAGCCAACGGCAGCGTTCTCGTGGTCGTGGTGGAAGAGCGTCCCACGATTGCAAACGTCGATTTCCTGGGTACCAAGGAATTTGACAAGGACGCGATGAAAAAAGCCATGCGTGATGTGGGCCTGACAGAAGGGCGCCCGTACGACAAGGCCTTGACCGACCGCGCCGAGCAGGAACTTAAGCGCCAGTACATCAACAAGAGCATGTACGCCGCGGATGTGGTGACCACGGTGACGCCGATCGAGCGCAACCGCGTCAACCTGACATTCACGGTGACCGAGGGCGAAGCTGCCAAGATCAAGGAAATCCACATTTCGGGTAACCGCGATTTCAAGGAATCGACGCTGACGGATCTGTTCGACCAGGATACCGGTGGCTGGCTCAGCTGGTATACCAAGAGCGACCGCTATTCCAGCTCCAAGTTCAACGCCGATCTGGAAACGCTGAAGTCGTTCTATCTGTCGCGTGGCTACCTGGAGTTCCGCATCGACTCGACCGAAGTGTCGATCTCGCCGGACAAGGAGCGCATCTCGATCAACCTGCAGGTGCATGAAGGCCCCAAGTTTGTAGTCTCCGGCGTCAAGCTGGAAGGCAATTACCTGGACCGCGACGATGAGTTCAAATCGCTGGTGTCCATCAAGCCCGGCGAACCCTACAACGCCGACCGCGTGACCGAGACCACCAAGCGTTTCACCGACCATTTTGGTAGCTTTGGCTATGCGTTTGCACGCGTTGAGGCGGTGCCGGAGATCGATCGCGAGAACAACCGAGTCGAGTTGGTGCTGAAGGCAGAACCATCGCGCCGTGCCTATGTGCGCCGTGTGAACATTGCAGGCAACAACCGCACCCGTGATGAAGTGGTACGCCGCGAAATCCGCCAGTACGAAGCTTCGTGGTACGACTCGGACAAGATCAAGCTCTCGCGTGACCGCGTGGACCGCCTGGGCTTCTTCAACGATGTCTCGGTCGACACCCAGGAAGTGCCCGGCGCGCCGGACCAGGTGGACGTGAACATGACCGTGCAGGAAAAGCCGACCGGCTCGCTGCAGTTGGGTGCTGGCTACTCCAGCGCCGAAAAGGTCTCGCTCACCTTCGGTATCAAGCAGGAAAACGTGTTTGGTTCCGGCAATTACCTGGGCGTGGACGTCAACACCAGCAAGTTCCACCGAACCCTGGTGGTGAGCACCACCGATCCGTACTTCACCAAGGACGGTATCTCGCGTACCTACGACCTGTACTACCGCACCGACCGCCCGTATGACGAGCAGGGTGGCAATTACCAGATCGTGACGACGGGTGGCAGCGTGCGTTTTGGTATTCCTTTCAGCGAATCCGACACGGTATACGTGGGTGGCGGTCTGGAACACACCAAGATCAAGCTGGGCACCAACATGCCCGCTGCCTACCTGGATTACGCCATGCGCTATGGCAATACCAGCCTGAACTTCCCGCTGACGGTGGGGTGGTCGCGCGATAGCCGTGACAGCGCCCTGGCGCCAAACTCGGGACGTTTCCAGAAGCTCAATTCAGAATGGTCGCTGTTCGGTGATGCCCGCTATCTCAAGGCCAATTACCAGATCCAGCAGTACCTGCCTCTGAACAAGCGCTACACGATTGCGCTCAATGGCGAGGTGGGCTGGGGCAAGGGCATGGGCGGCAAGGCATTCCCTGTGTTCAAGAACTACTTCTCCGGTGGCCTGGGCTCAGTGCGCGGCTTCGAGCAAAATACGCTGGGCCCGCGTGACGTGACGGGCGCCACCTTGGGTGGTCCGAAGAAGGTCACCTTGAACGCAGAGTTCATCGGCCCCATGCCTGGTACCGGCAATGACCGTACCTTCCGTTGGTTCGCATTCGTGGACGCCGGCAACGTCTGGGGTGATGAACAAGATCTGAAACTGAATGAAATGCGTGCATCTGCTGGTATCGGATTGAGCTGGATTTCCCCACTGGGGCCGCTGCGATTGGCGTATGCTCAACCGGTGCGTAAATTTACCGGCGATAAAATCCAGAAATTGCAATTCCAAATCGGAACATCCTTCTAA
- the rseP gene encoding RIP metalloprotease RseP codes for MLTVVAFVVALAILIAVHEYGHYRVAVACGVKVLRFSIGFGKPLLRWQKKGADTEFVIGAIPLGGYVRMLDEREAPVAAEERHLAFNTQPLRSRAAIVAAGPLANLLLAIVLYACVNWMGVREPAAIVGAPPPASLLAQAGVQGGEKVVAMALDGEEQQPVRSLEDLRWFVAQAALNGKDVVLGIVPGMGAGVAPRAGGAQREYRLPLSRLDAADADAKLLEKIGLTHPWTEAVLGDLEPGSAAEKSQLRKGDEVLAIDGVAVGDGGQLRSMIRASGKDQVPALQDWLVLRDGAQIHVPVQLVQSEDGGARIGRLGAYIGAPVAMVNVRYGPWEGFAKGVQKTWEVSALTIKMMGKMVIGQASLQNISGPLTIAEYAGKSAQIGLTQYIAFLALISVSLGVLNLLPLPVLDGGHLMYYLWEAITGKPPTAQWLERLQKGGVAVLLLMMCIAFFNDLSRLLG; via the coding sequence ATGTTGACCGTTGTTGCATTTGTCGTTGCACTGGCCATTCTGATTGCCGTGCATGAGTACGGCCACTACCGGGTGGCAGTCGCCTGCGGCGTGAAGGTGCTGCGTTTTTCCATCGGCTTTGGCAAGCCTTTGCTGCGCTGGCAGAAGAAGGGCGCTGATACCGAATTTGTCATTGGTGCTATCCCCTTGGGTGGCTATGTGCGGATGCTGGATGAGCGCGAAGCGCCTGTGGCCGCCGAAGAGCGCCACCTCGCTTTCAACACGCAGCCGCTGCGCTCGCGTGCCGCCATTGTTGCCGCAGGGCCTCTGGCCAACCTGCTGCTGGCCATCGTTTTGTATGCATGTGTCAACTGGATGGGGGTGCGTGAGCCAGCTGCCATCGTTGGTGCACCACCTCCTGCCAGCTTGCTGGCGCAGGCGGGCGTGCAAGGTGGCGAAAAGGTTGTGGCGATGGCTCTGGATGGTGAGGAGCAGCAGCCTGTGCGCTCGCTGGAAGATCTGCGTTGGTTTGTGGCCCAGGCGGCGCTGAACGGCAAGGATGTAGTGCTGGGCATTGTGCCGGGTATGGGGGCGGGCGTTGCGCCACGCGCTGGTGGTGCGCAGCGTGAGTACCGGCTGCCTCTGTCTCGCCTGGATGCTGCGGACGCGGACGCCAAACTGCTCGAAAAGATTGGCCTGACCCATCCGTGGACCGAGGCGGTGCTGGGCGATCTGGAGCCCGGCAGTGCCGCAGAGAAATCGCAACTGCGCAAGGGCGACGAGGTGCTGGCGATTGATGGGGTGGCTGTTGGAGATGGTGGTCAACTGCGCAGCATGATTCGTGCCTCGGGTAAGGATCAGGTGCCTGCCTTGCAGGACTGGTTGGTCTTGCGTGATGGTGCGCAGATCCATGTCCCGGTGCAACTGGTTCAGAGTGAAGACGGTGGCGCCCGGATTGGCCGCCTGGGCGCCTACATCGGAGCGCCCGTCGCCATGGTGAATGTGCGCTACGGGCCTTGGGAAGGTTTTGCCAAAGGCGTGCAGAAAACCTGGGAGGTTTCTGCGCTCACCATCAAGATGATGGGCAAGATGGTCATCGGTCAGGCATCGCTGCAGAACATCAGCGGTCCATTGACGATTGCCGAATACGCAGGCAAGTCTGCGCAGATCGGCTTGACGCAATACATTGCTTTTCTGGCATTGATCAGTGTCAGCCTGGGTGTGCTGAACCTGCTGCCGCTGCCCGTTCTGGATGGCGGACACCTGATGTATTATCTTTGGGAAGCCATCACCGGCAAGCCACCTACTGCGCAATGGCTGGAGCGCTTGCAAAAAGGCGGTGTCGCTGTCCTGCTGCTCATGATGTGCATTGCGTTCTTTAACGATTTGTCTCGGCTATTGGGCTGA
- the ispC gene encoding 1-deoxy-D-xylulose-5-phosphate reductoisomerase, with protein sequence MTMQVTVLGSTGSIGTNTLDVVARHPDLYQVFALSAHSQVDLLLAQCLQFKPRFAVMTSAFHARDLRDRLAQAGCRTEVLDGIDALEQIASHPDVDAVMAAIVGAAGLRPAVAAARAGKRLLLANKEALVVGGQVFMDAVAQGGATLLPIDSEHSAIFQCLPEDASVWPQRVDHIVLTASGGPFRTREPSSLRDVTPQQACNHPNFSMGRKISIDSATMMNKALEVIEARWLFNMRPEQIKVVIHPQQIVHSMVQFNDASILAQLGTPDMRVPIACGLAWPERVESGAAPLDFSKLAALTFEEADAQRFPGLHLSWQALRAPEGTTTVLNAANEVAVAAFLGGRMRFDQIYHVNAQVLEGMQPQSPDCVEGLLALDAEVRSYAEGVITACAA encoded by the coding sequence ATGACCATGCAAGTAACCGTCCTCGGATCGACGGGCTCGATTGGAACCAATACTCTGGATGTGGTTGCGCGCCATCCGGATCTCTATCAGGTGTTTGCGCTCAGCGCGCATTCCCAGGTGGATTTGCTGCTGGCGCAGTGCCTACAGTTCAAGCCGCGTTTTGCGGTGATGACCAGCGCGTTCCATGCCCGGGATCTTCGTGATCGTCTGGCCCAGGCAGGTTGCCGGACCGAGGTGCTGGACGGGATCGATGCCCTGGAGCAGATTGCCTCTCATCCCGATGTTGATGCCGTGATGGCTGCCATTGTGGGTGCGGCTGGCCTGCGGCCTGCGGTGGCTGCTGCCCGGGCGGGCAAACGGCTGCTGCTGGCCAACAAGGAGGCTCTGGTTGTTGGCGGCCAGGTTTTCATGGATGCAGTGGCCCAGGGTGGCGCAACATTGCTGCCGATCGACAGCGAGCATTCGGCCATTTTTCAGTGCCTGCCAGAAGACGCCAGCGTGTGGCCGCAACGCGTGGATCACATCGTTCTCACCGCATCGGGCGGACCGTTTCGCACCCGTGAGCCTTCCAGCCTGCGGGATGTGACCCCGCAGCAGGCATGCAACCACCCCAATTTCTCGATGGGCAGAAAGATTTCCATCGATTCGGCCACGATGATGAACAAGGCGCTGGAGGTGATCGAGGCGCGTTGGCTGTTCAACATGCGGCCCGAGCAGATCAAGGTGGTGATCCATCCGCAGCAGATCGTGCATTCGATGGTGCAGTTCAATGACGCGTCGATCCTGGCGCAACTGGGTACGCCTGACATGCGTGTGCCCATTGCCTGTGGCCTGGCGTGGCCCGAGCGCGTGGAGAGCGGTGCTGCGCCGCTGGATTTTTCGAAGCTGGCAGCGCTCACCTTTGAGGAGGCGGACGCGCAGCGTTTCCCGGGGCTGCACCTGTCATGGCAGGCATTGCGGGCTCCAGAGGGCACGACTACCGTATTGAACGCTGCCAATGAAGTGGCGGTTGCTGCGTTTCTGGGTGGACGCATGCGTTTCGACCAGATCTACCATGTCAACGCGCAGGTGCTGGAAGGTATGCAGCCGCAGTCGCCCGATTGCGTGGAGGGCTTGCTGGCGCTGGATGCTGAAGTGCGCTCCTACGCTGAAGGTGTCATCACCGCTTGCGCGGCATGA